The following coding sequences lie in one Salvelinus fontinalis isolate EN_2023a chromosome 21, ASM2944872v1, whole genome shotgun sequence genomic window:
- the fkbp15a gene encoding LOW QUALITY PROTEIN: FK506-binding protein 15 (The sequence of the model RefSeq protein was modified relative to this genomic sequence to represent the inferred CDS: inserted 1 base in 1 codon), whose product MKDGGVFEVYHLNVLFVCDVSLDIKXPLYFSIRKVRHRLLDMFCGYQEGDFLLPKGGAKLASLFDLDQAASQGNESFQFRAPKQPKKTPTALSPSPQKPASTPSVLLATAVHAFRFVNGQYTKQGKVGAAILGNHPTREYMILLYGSQQKPITTAKIHLGFIFTVQPGNYGTFYDDLRHNWSLMFDSEKAGVDFCKELCVARWNSETTVDTLLTQDLLLGEGQAVDYGDTVEVAFTGWLLQNHNIGQMFDSNVGKDKLLRVKLGTGKAIKGLEDGMVGMQKTGRRLHIVPPTLSYGSKGIPNRVPSSSTLVYNVEIRRVKFAKDSGSERQNGGLTTNSPSPSVDSLGFGMSPQSQPPTSIPAEPRGKPLNVKPNSINEQLMQPDTAKAKLISHMAKMGQPMLPFPTGAISAQPDHSDSKTEDPSESHPSHHCLLPQPVQMSAAPPIHAVPEVVVPTAAQQPVFMETVVPQAVDCGGSSHAFQPYPSFQSAFGPSYLGQFHPHHAVSYQAPSDVTSLLMTEVRQHNTEIGQAVGKVADKINLLVSKVDELQEHGGGNSLGLSSVSMETGMILHNIQRITQENLFLKEVVLEKSTRVEEQNWKIRELLEQNQRCMEQSGLLLEQRKDVLKTSNQQDQTSLLEAEQDKPHLTEYLAAYSTLVSKLRLESSSLQRSVSDLQTQLSQALQDMESHCTQFSSLERLVEGLRKGEGRTQAQWRTEKLKRKEMQLRIANTEEVLQDLRAGKGNLDKMLSERKRRWQCEHQRLSEEVEEARRSSQRETDNLRARRGEVEQGEQVVLDVDWQQGGYEKELHSRELEEITQQRDILARTLSELQEQYMAAQSRAETTRKQLEMLLVEQKRHAQQPNQDAMAEQVKRVMNGVFHSLREEFGLHQSYQGSDVLGVMLSTIKSVTLDLLTAHNPEEEEKVEEEKWTKVVEQNRRDDDDNKMNRSIQEKEDSGVTQTAWTSIVRSLWSEVQVEEESINSEGLENKAEDTPSTSREETSKAWTGSENGLTPSSLVVLTASRSPN is encoded by the exons ATGAAGGATGGAGGCGTGTTTGAAGTTTATCACTTGAACgtgttgtttgtgtgtgatgTTTCGCTAGACATAA CACCCCTGTATTTTTCTATTCGAAAGGTACGACACAGACTTCTAGACATGTTTTGCGGTTATCAAGAAGGGGATTTTCTGTTGCCTAAAGGCGG AGCAAAGCTAGCCTCTCTCTTTGATCTGGATCAGGCTGCCAGTCAGGGCAACGAGTCCTTCCAGTTCAGAGCCCCCAAACAACCGAAGAAAACCCCCACCGCTCTGA GCCCATCTCCTCAAAAGCCTGCATCAACTCCTTCTGTCCTTTTGGCTACTGCTGTTCATGCATTCCGCTT TGTGAATGGCCAGTACACAAAACAGGGGAAGGTGGGTGCTGCTATCCTGGGAAATCATCCAACCAGAGAG TACATGATCCTGCTTTATGGAAGCCAACAGAAACCAATCACAACTGCCAAGATCCATctaggattcatcttcaca GTTCAGCCAGGTAACTATGGAACATTCTACGATGACCTGAGGCACAACTGGTCCCTGATGTTTGACTCTGAGAAAGCTGGAGTGGACTTTTGCAAAGAG CTGTGTGTGGCCAGATGGAACAGTGAGACCACTGTAGATACACTACTGACCCAGGACCTGCTGTTAGGAGAGGGACAGGCGGTGGACTATGGTGACACGGTAGAGGTGGCCTTCACAGGCTGGCTTCTACAGAATCACAACATCGGACAG ATGTTTGACTCCAACGTGGGCAAAGACAAGCTGCTGAGAGTGAAACTTGGCACCGGTAAAGCCATTAAG ggaTTGGAGGACGGGATGGTAGGGATGCAGAAAACTGGGCGTCGCCTCCATATTGTGCCCCCCACCCTAAGCTATGGGTCAAAGGGTATCCCCAACCGCGTCCCCTCCTCCAGCACACTGGTCTACAATGTGGAGATCCGCCGg GTGAAGTTTGCTAAGGACAGTGGGTCGGAGCGACAGAATGGGGGATTAACCACCAACTCCCCCTCCCCAAGTGTGGACAGTCTGGGCTTTGGGATGTCCCCTCAGTCTCAGccccccacctctatcccagcagAGCCCAG GGGAAAGCCTCTGAATGTGAAACCCAATTCAATAAATGAGCAACTGATG CAGCCGGATACAGCCAAAGCCAAGTTGATCTCTCATATGGCCAAGATGGGTCAGCCCATGCTGCCCTTCCCAACAGGAGCCATCTCCGCCCAGCCAGACCACAGTGACTCCAAGACAGAG GACCCAAGTGAATCTCACCCTTCACATCACTGTCTGCTCCCCCAGCCAGTCCAGATGTCAGCTGCACCCCCTATCCATGCAG TGCCTGAGGTCGTTGTGCCAACTGCTGCCCAGCAACCAGTGTTTATGGAGACAGTGGTCCCACAGGCTGTGGACTGTGGTGGAAGCAGTCATGCCTTCCAG CCATACCCATCCTTTCAGTCTGCCTTTGGTCCGTCCTACCTTGGTCAGTTCCACCCTCATCATGCAGTTTCATACCAgg CACCTAGTGACGTCACTTCCTTGTTGATGACGGAGGTGCGACAGCACAACACTGAGATCGGACAGGCTGTGGGGAAAGTGGCAGATAAAATCAATCTGTTGGTCTCCAAG GTGGATGAGCTCCAGGAGCATGGTGGCGGCAACTCTCTGGGTCTGTCCTCGGTGTCCATGGAAACAGGCATGATCCTGCACAACATCCAGAGAATCACCCAG GAGAACTTGTTTCTAAAGGAGGTGGTTCTGGAGAAGAGCACCCGAGTGGAGGAGCAGAACTGGAAGATCAGAGAACTCCTCGAGCAGaaccagag GTGTATGGAGCAGAGTGGTTTACTGTTGGAACAGAGGAAAGACGTGCTGAAGACCAGCAACCAACAGGACCAGACCAGCCTGCTGGAGGCAGAGCAGGACAAG ccGCACCTGACAGAGTACCTAGCCGCCTACTCCACCCTGGTCTCCAAGCTTCGGCTGGAGTCCTCCTCTCTGCAGCGCTCTGTCTCCGACCTGCAGACACAGCTCAGCCAAGCCCTGCAAGACATGGAGAGCCACTGTACTCAGTTCAGCTCATTAGAGAGACTAGTAGAAG ggctaaggaagggagaggggaggacgCAGGCCCAGTGGCGTACAGAGAAACTGAAACGTAAAGAGATGCAGCTGAGAATCGCCAACACGGAGGAGGTGCTACAGGACCTGAGGGCTGGGAAAGGCAACCTGGAcaag ATGCTgtcggagaggaagaggaggtggcaGTGTGAGCATCAGCGTCTgtctgaggaggtggaggaggcgaGGAGGAGCAGCCAGAGGGAAACTGACAACCTGAGGGCCAGGAGAGGAGAAGTAGAGCAGGGGGaacag GTGGTGCTGGATGTGGACTGGCAGCAGGGTGGGTATGAGAAGGAACTACATAGCCGTGAGCTAGAAGAAAtcacacagcagagagacatTCTGGCCAGGACACTGTCAGAACTACAGGAACAG taTATGGCAGCACAGAGCAGGGCAGAGACCACCAGGAAGCAGCTAGAAATGCTATTGGTTGAGCAGAAGAGGCATGCCCAGCAGCCCAATCAGGATGCAATGGCAGAACAG GTGAAGAGAGTGATGAACGGAGTGTTCCATTCTCTGAGAGAGGAGTTCGGCCTGCACCAGTCATACCAAGGAAGCGATGTTCTAGGAGTCATGCTAAGCACCATCAAG AGTGTCACCCTGGATCTGCTAACAGCTCACAATCCAGAGGAAGAAGAAAAGGTGGAAGAGGAGAAATGGACAAAAGTTGTGGAGCAAAATAGGAGGGATGATGATGATAACAAGATGAATCGATCAATACAAGAAAAAGAGGACAGTGGAGTTACTCAGACAGCCTGGACCTCTATTGTTAGGTCCTTGTGGTCTGAGGTTCAAGTGGAGGAAGAGTCCATCAATTCAGAAGGCCTAGAAAACAAAGCTGAAGACACACCAAGTACATCCAGAGAAGAAACTTCTAAGGCTTGGACTGGCTCAGAGAATGGCCTAACGCCATCATCTCTCGTGGTTCTTACAGCCTCTCGCAGTCCAAATTGA